agaagacttggattaaaCCACTCGATTTGATTTAGGatttatttatgaattttttgaagCCTTACACTTTTGAAAGAATAGACATTTcactagttcacacttacatcaaattaaatagagtaaagattatgcgtatttggcgtgctgtccgggggagggCGCCGGGCTCGGAATTtcgcccgaacccagagtaccccccccGTGATAGAGATACTCTAGAACTGGACTGGAGTATATTATAGATTGAGTTGACATCTAATAAGAGTTTGTTAGAATCAAGTGAGGAgctggggtggtggagggatgctaaaatgaaaatggtcaatGAAAGAAGGTAAATCAGCTGTATTTATACACCCCTCTTATCGTTGATTAGCTTGatgtgctccacttgtgtttaattaggtttaattatatGAGCGTGCTCCGCTTGTGTTTAgtcaggtttaattatctgcacgtgctcctcccgaaattttgttaataaaaacttcacttcactagttcacacttacatcaaattaaatagagtaaagattatgcgtatttggcgtgctgtccgggggagggCGCCGGGCTCGGAATTtcgcccgaacccagagtacccccccaAAAATGCAAGAAGCAGAGGACAGCCACCAGAAACCCCCCCAAATACGCAGATAATTGGTGGGCTGGCGTTTTGCTAAGCTTGGTTGCTTGACCAGCAGAGCCCATGTTGGCTCTGATGGGAGCAGGTCATGGCCTCGGGTGTATGGGCCCTACTGGCTGATTTACTGGGAGCAACCTTGTTTTGGAGCGACCGATCGGAAAGGCTCTTCTGAGAGAGAAACGGCACTGCTGCAGCTGTGGAGAAAAGGTTAGCCAGAGAAAACCGGGCTCTTGCGGGAGCAGAGGAGACCGCACTGCTGCAGCTGTGGAGAAAAGGTTAGCCAGAGAAATTGAGCTTCTGCGGGAAAAGAGGAAACGGTACTGCTGCGGCTGTGGAGAAAAGGTTAGCCGGAGAAATTGGGCTTCTGCGGGAGCTGAGGGAACGGTACTGCTGCGGCTGTGGAGAAAAGGTTAGCCAGAGAAATTGGGCTTCTGCGGCAGCAGAGGGAACGGTACTGCTGTGGCTGTGGAGAAAAGGTTAGCCAGAGAAACCGGGCttctgcgggagcagagggaacggTACTGCTGCGGCCGTGGAGAAAaggttagccagagaaactgagctcctgcgggagcagaggaaacagcactgctgcggcagtggtgaaattagccagagaaactgagctcctgcgggagcagagggaacagcactgctgcggcagtggtgaaattagccagagaaactgagctcctgcgggagcagaggaaacagcactgctgcggcagtggtgaaattagccagagaaactgagctcctgcgggagcagaggaaacagcactgctgcggcagtggtgaaattagccagagaaactgtgctcctgcgggagcagaggaaacagcactgctgcggcagtggtgaaattagccagagaaactgtgctcctgcgggagcagagcaaacagcactgctgcggcagtggtgaaattagccagagaaactgtgctcctgcgggagcagaggaaacagcactgctgcggcagtggtgaaattagccagagaaactgtgctcctgcgggagcagaggaaacagcactgctgcggcagtggtgaaattagccagagaaactgtgctcctgcgggagcagaggaaacagcactgctgcggcagtggtgaaattagccagagaaactgtgctcctgcgggagcagaggaaacagcactgctgcggcagtggtgaaattagccagagaaactgtgctcctgcgggagcagagggaacagcactgctgcggcagtggtgaaattagccagagaaactgtgctcctgcgggagcagagggaacagcactgctgcggcagtggtgaaattagccagagaaactgtgctcctgcgggagcagaggaaacagcactgctgcggcagtggtgaaattagccagagaaactgagctcctgcgagagcagaggaaacagcactgctgcatcTGAGGAGAAAAGGTTAGGCAGACAAATGGAGAACCACATTCGTATGAGGGAAACAGTGATTACCTTTAAATCTAGCATATTTTGTGTATGAGCCAATGCAGTAtcctattaaaataaatatccatattttccCCTGAAACTGTAATTGCCATTATTTAATACGACaatcacaatttacattgaatgATGTTTTGAATATAGCTttatactaggggtgtaacaatacactTTTGTCACAAGTCGCTATAAACCATGATACTTACCTTATCAATGAAttggacccacaaatattcccccattgcatcaTAATACACTATATTCCACATTATATAGTGGTTTAATATAGTAATGTCACTCACGCTTTCAATGCAGGCAGCATTCTCTCCCGGTCTCTATGACCCTCCTCTCCCGCTACTAATAAACTacacatataaaaataaccatCTAAAATGCTTTGGATAACCATACTACTAAACCaaaatgtgatctggtgatttaaatgatgtttgcacTTTCGCTATAAGGAGTGCCTCTTTAAATCATATTTGCACTTTGACATTGAGGAGCGCCATTCCAGCAGCGCACACGCTTTAATTGATCAGTGCAATCCGTCACAGTTCTGAACGCAAGAATGCGTGTCAAAATGACTATTCctaaaactgtaaatgtttagctcaCCTAAAAAATTTAATACTGCATGAACTCATGTTGTTTTCACATGGCTCGCAATAATTTGAACGTCCatgtttactacagtatgtgcgttgtgttaaatatattcatcaagccattgtgtctcttcagaagacttaacTTTGGATTAGCCACTCGATTAGTTATCTTTACAATGCTTTTATGATAGTCGTTGGATCTTTTTCATACAAAGTTTGAGAAGAATGGACGGTCccgccgctggccgtcttgatgcctTAGCGTCAATACTTAATGATGCCCACAGCACTAGGAATGGActtaaatggagggacagaaatcacaggttttatattaaaaaaaaaacatcttaatttgtgtttacaAGCTAAAATGAAACAACGCGGCTTTTAACGAAATTAAATCTTAACATCTAATCATGAACACAATTAGAAATTTGATTAGAGTTATGCAGTCGTATACCAAAGTTTAATATAACTTTAGAGACGGTCCCTAGATCCACGGATATCGAATGACCATGTCAAGCCAGCTTTACTCCGGTTAATTTCATCCGTAGTAAGTAAGTCTGGCCAGTAGGAAAGTACTACAAACGTTGGAACGTGAAAAAGCCTTTTGGTGAGTTACTGTGAATTTGCAGACGGTCCCTAAAGAAGCCTCAGTGGATACTTTAACTTGTTAAATTAGCTACTGCTCCTTTAAGGCGGAACGTACTCTCATCTCACTCGCTGATGAGAGGCAGTCCGTAGTAGATGAAGCGCGAGCTGTGAAAGGCGCATGGATGCGTTCTACATTTCTGTTACTCTTTGCcgtttgtttttctgtttagtAACGCAGTTGTCAGTGGAGTGTTTAACTGCCCCAAGTGTGCGAGGGATTTACGGTGATAATAAACCCCCTTTGTGAGTTTGCTTCAGCTGCAACCATTCGGGCCAGCTATCCGGCCTCTCGATGTGAAGTGTGTAATACAACACACAGTTAATCACAATGAAGAAATCATTGTCGTTTTTAATTTAATGACGTAGAACGCTTAGAATCTGAAACGTGAGGCTCACATTATCAGCTGGTTCCAGTGGCTTATCGTTTGCCGTAATATGCGCTTTGTAATggcatattttaatgatttagctTCACCAGCAAGTAACATTATATTTAGGCTATAGTTCATCACCACAGCAACCTTGAGTGGGTCCATGATGAACGCAATTGTCGCGTGTGAAAAGTATCTGTCTGTATTACACAGAGGCGGCAATCAAAAGAAAGATTGATgcatgtaacaaattatttaagATCATTTTCTAATTCTGTTGTAGTTTCCCCTGAAGCAGGTCTGCAGTGTGCACTTTTTACACTGTCCGAGCGCGACTCTGtcgtcattttatttatttatttattttctaaaacaACCAGCTGTGAACATAACCTTACCTTAGAACAATGATTAGACTTTAGAAGATGGAAACGCGAGTGAATCGCAGCAAACACAATTACATTGAGGAAAAGCAGAATTGGTTTTACCGTGATGGAAGCGGCCGAAATGGCTTAGAATTCTGTAACGAAAATTTTTAGCATTGTAGAATTGTTTCAAGCTGTTTGAGCGATCTATACAGCGTGGGCGGGCGAGGCGACCAGCCGGAAAAGCCATCcatgctaaaatgaaaatggtcaatGAAAGAAGGTAAATCAGCTGTATTTATACACCCCTCTTATCGTTGATTAGCTTGatgtgctccacttgtgtttaattaggtttaattatatGAGCGTGCTCCGCTTGTGTTTAgtcaggtttaattatctgcacgtgctcctcccgaaattttgttaataaaaacttcactaaatggagggacagaatctcttcattaaaaaacatctaaatttGCTTTTCAAAGAAGAATGAAAGTCCTATTATGGGTTTGTGATGGCATGAGAGTGtataattttgggtgaactaagagCAATTTTGTGAATCTTTACAAAACACAAATTCATACATTCTGATATTGATGCTGTAAAAGTTACCTTGTGGCGTGTGAAGGTATCAAATTCAGCCACACTGTATCCGAGGGAACCGTCGCCATAAACAATCCATACCTGTTTACAAGATATtgatgtgtttacatgcacaattATAAGGTGTTTTTATTCAACAGTAGATCTgagaaaaacattatttaacaaaaattaaaaaatgcattcaaattaattttaagattTTACCTCTGACTCAGGTCGACAAAGTTTCGCTCCCAAAGCAAACCCTCCTCCAACACCTAGAGTCCCAAAAGCCCCTGGTGCAAAGACAAGCCACAAATCATGAGGAACACAAAGACTATAAGTGCATGTGTCaggtttgaaaaaaacaacaacacaggTGGAGATTCTTATGGAATTAGATTTGTGCCAAAAAAGAGCTTTTCATGAAGTTCACACAAATACAAATGAAAACAGTGACCTCAATGGCACAAATGAAAATGTCCAAGATTCCTTATCGCAAATCATGGATTAtgaattaaaggtgccctagaatgaacaatttaattaaccttgccatagtgaaataataagagttcagttcatggacatcacatactgtgagtctcaaacaccattgcctcctacttcttatgtaaatctcgtgcatgataaacaccatggaaaaataagtgattctcaacataacgccaaccgTGACACaatcgttggggatcatttatatgtacgcccccaacatttgcatctgtccaaacatgttcattgtcaggcggaactgacggagcgactcatcgggactgcagataaacaagcTTCACTAGAGGATGgcgaaaacggcagctctcatggacacaaatgtcatgttccaggctgtgcaggggacgtgaggactgtTCTACCCTtcacacagataaaaaatgtcaacagtcatggttaatgtttataatcggataccacaacaatttaattcaagattgtttgtttgttcggcccatttcaagcaagcttcgctcagtgtcttaaactgaagaaagtggcaattacaactgtattcctgtaagcagtaagtagcgattagagtatccacttattgactgtttaaacaattttctaaaaaaatctCTACTCTCATTGGCTCATTGGATGGGCAGCTCCCTGACCTAGAAGTAGAGGCTTCAGTGACTCGAATATTGGAGAGTGATGTGACTGGCTTACTACTGAAAAATTACTTATTTAGTTTGTAAATTAGATATagtaattaatatataaaatttGTGAAGTCTCAGGTGACTACTTTTTCTAGATGAGCCTTCAGAAGCAGTATGAACATTGTCATCATAATCATACTCAGCAGGAATCTCGAGGCAGCTTGAGGTAAGTTAATGTAACTAAGAAAATCAAACAACATGTATGCAAGATAGTGATGGGGAGCTTCATTGCTGTGTCCGAAATCACTCACTTGTTTACTGATTCTCTAATCCATAGCCTATAGTGCATGACAGTTGGGTGAATTATAAGATAGATGAACGAAATAAAGCGAGGAATTCGGACACTGACGTATTACACAGAGTCAGAGAACTGTCGCAGGAAAGTGCCGCTGTCTagcagagtttagcttcaaccctaatcaaaccCACCTGAACAAGCTAACCAATGTATTCAGGATTACTGCAGGACCAATGTTTCctatctctgccctttaccaactAAACTAGACCTAACTCTAACAAGAAAAGGCAGAATTTTCACAACTATGCTCCTTtatagaaagaaatggtatctgCGAGGATTTCAGGAATTAGACTGTATCATAGTAATGAGTACTgtcccattgacttctattCATATGGATATGATACAAATGCTTGAGACATTAACATAGGGATATTCTGTCTAACCTGGGTCCAGCCAGCGGAGCGGGCCCCGTGGCCTCATGATATATGCCGCGCTGCCAACAAAATCCCCCCCATCAGCCACGATGATGCTGTCCTCAGGCAAGAGCTCATCCACATGGTGCAAAACACTCAAAGGGTTCAAATGCCTCTCTGTCTTCTCATCTGCTTTTGCTCTGAAGGCAAAAAAAAAGAGCATTAACATAACATATACGGATAGATAACATCAAACATGGCCATACGTATATGGACAccaattgtttgtttttttaaaaggagGTATAACtgcaaacatttttataaatgtttaacaGGTGTGTATGTGGTGATTGGCTATGTAGTGTAGGTCTAcgccttttccaccagaatggtTCACATTATGGGACCGGAGCCTGATCTCGGCCAAGCGAAGTGGAACCTGTTGTGAACCACAGACTTGAGGAACCAACTGTGATGTAGTGCTACTATGTGTTGTTTACGTGACTATAACCAGCCTAAAAAAACCAGCCTTTTTCTGTTCACAGTATTGGAAGTGATTCTAGCAATCTGGCGGATCATATAAACTGCCGGTATTTTTATCTGTCCTTTTCAGaataaactgaaactaaaaCTGTTGATTCACTTGCTCTCTCACATACTGGGTCTCTCTCAGGTGCatagattatttatttaaatatgagGAGCAATGTTATTACATTGCTCATAAAGACAGCATCAGCATTTCTCGAACCCTGCTCCACGACTCTATTTGAGACttgggctgaatccgaaatcaccCATATATACcctcaaatagggcattatttgaggggacagccatttgtagtggtgtacGAAACCATGGCGGACCTTATTTAGAGCACTCATTCAATCCTACAATGCAACCGCAATTACGAGTGTACAACCGATGTACTTTCAACAGCTGTCAGAATTAGCTcacttgttttcattcactcgtTCAAGTggggaatagtgattgagggtttagggggagatttcggattcagcccagCAAGTTTTTAGAGGCGAGTTGAACCGATCTTTCCGTTGAACTCCATTTTCTGCAGTGGAAATGGGTGAAGCGGTGTGAGAATAGATACAGGCTGGGAACCGGAACCGTGCCTGTGGAAAAGGGTCAGTGTCACCACCACAGACAATGAATCCAAGCAACAGTATAATGGTTGGAATAAGACCACCTGTTAGCTTTCTCTTTGATGTCATCTCCCTCTTTCAGTTTCTGAGGCCATTCCTCTGGGCATCTGTGTCCCTTCAGGGCTTTTGAGAGACGCACGAGGAAGGAACCAGCATCGCCTGAATCATTTAGGAAAGGATACCTTGTTATGTAACAAGTCTTGTAGTGCATCTttaattcatatatatatatatatatatatatatatatatatatatatatattacacacacacatacacacacacacacacttttattcagcaaagtagcattaaactgatcaaatgtGACAGTAATGGCATTTATAATGTTCTAAAAGGTTTTCACTTCTAaaacaatatataataaaatgttctgTGTCAGTACGTGTGGTTGCGAGTGTCGACGTGCTCTgggagttaaaaaaaatacagcataTTTGTCTTTAACCATGCAGCAAACAAAAATCTTTAAACCGTTTAACTGATAGTATTAATCGGTCAAAATTATTACAATCAGTTAACAGTTAAACGGTCAATATGGGCATCCCTACCCCAAACCTTTAAAAGGTAGTGTATATCCactaaataagtaaaataattgttcACCTTGTAGGGCCACTGTTGGCTTCCAGAACATGTCTGAGTTCTTTAGTAGCTGACTCTTGTCTCTGTTGACTGCAATGATTTTACTCCGTCTGTTCAGCACTCTTCCGTAACTCAGTCTGAAATCACACACTGTACCTATTCACCAAGAAAAATACATTCAGGAACAAGAACTATGCAAAACACACACTTTCCCACTTCCAAACCTGGAAATCACAATTTTAAAGTTCACTAATATTTTCAGACTTTCCAAAACATACAAAGAGCTGTACACAAGACAAATTCTGCTGCACATAATCCAACTGTACAGTAGCTGGCGCCGTTTCCCACCTGCCAGCAGCACGAGATCAGCATCTTTTAAGGCGTCTCTCCTGTTCTGTCTAATGTGCAGTGGACTGTTCTTTCCCAGCATCCCCCGGGACATTCCACCTAGGAAGCAGGGAATGCCTAAAGATTCTAAGGCATTTCtgtgagaaaaataaaatacaaatcttGTGACTAAAAATTGACTTAGTTATTGGCAATCGTGATTTATGGGTGGGTCAAAGACTTTTCATCAATAATGTATatgatttgttgttgttttggacTTTGCTTACAAACTAAATGCATTTTCTTAGATCAATGTATTCCATACATACAGTACCAGTCATTTATGTTTCTTAGGATCTTAAAGTCAGTATAAAATGAAAACTCATACCAGctattttctaaatgcatgttacagcttttaatttatttttttacgcagCATTTCTCAATCATTTAGTGTGCTTACAGGATCATGAAaccccaatatatatatatatatatatatatatatatatatatatatatatatatatatatatatatatatatatatatatatatatatatatatatatatatatatatatatatatatatttttttttttttttttttttttaaaggggtggttccatgCGTTTTTtcctaggcttggttgtgtttatggaccaaaatataacatcttaatacttctttcttttaaaaaaaatgccatatttttcttataattgacctttattccacaccgctgtctccactgtcctttgaacggatCGTTTGAGTCCTGCTTCTTTGAATCTCATCCCTCGGataaacgcaatggtcttagattggttagatggccaaaagtagtttcatgtatttttactggctgaagtgccaagcacaggttgtccggaaacgccacggcccttcccattacgggcagaagtcacatctgcggtgactagcaagggtttttccaccaacccaggaagaaactcgttgtagtccaaaccggccgtttttgtaggcaataaactgccataactttaaaagacattatctccgtttgcattgaactttcagcgctgtaactttgcagatactgtttatgctaaagcagcaacattacacactagctcaagttaaaaaagtgaaattgcatataaccacccctttaaagtgtGAACAGATATGCACAGGCTACACATACTAAACATACTCAGAAAATTAATCCATACATGGaaattagttatttttgcaatagCAATATCGTACTTTAGGTTTGAAAAGCAAACTTGAAGCAACGTAACAGATTCTGGCGTAAATCCAGCAAGATCCGGAGTGGTGAATAGCTGCCGGGGCTTCACTAAGGGAATAAGCACATCTCTGAGCACTTCTCTGCATTTATTCATGACAAAGAGCTCAATCAATCCAGTCACTGCACTGTACTATGCATAAGATATAATTGAGGCATTATGCATGAGACAAAATCACTTGTCATGTTTGTCTTCCCTCATTATTTAGAGACATGGTCATAAGTGCTTGTTTGCTATGTgagaaaacacaaaaaagttgTTTGAATTTTAGGGCAAGAGTTTAACTACAAACACATGGGAAATATGACTGTAATAATGTTTAATAAGTAAGAACATGTAGAACACAGTTTAACAAGGGCATATTTCATATACTCTAGTGCTCTAAACATGAACCAGCACAAGTATGCATGTCATGCAAGCTCAAGCTAATCTGCCTCCACTTTTGAGTGCAATGCCCACATCTCAATATCCAATCAACAACCGAAGAACTGAACAAAGTTCCAGCCTATATATTGTATAGGCTggaacttatatatatatatatatatatatatatatatatatatatatatatatatatatatatatatatatttacactcAGATATACAccacaatacaaaataaaagatttGTTGCAACTCATTTCACTTTTTTATCTAAAGCTTTATGCTTGTATACATTACTGGACAAGAATTTTTGTTCATGTCTGAGTatgtaaataacatttttaatttaggGTTAGGTGTTGTGTTAGGCAAAACTGGACTGGTGACCTAAAGGTCAGAAGTTCAAACCCAAAAAGGCGGCCCCTTTAATAGCCCCTGTAAGCAGAATTTTACCTGACATCATCTGCTGGCGTGGGGGGTAATGTTGCCTGACTGCCGAGCAATATGACAGGTTTCTTGGCTCTGCTCACCAATTCCACACACCTTTGGACCTGTGAAGAGTAAAGGGTCATTCAAGAGCCATTCAAGTGCAATGTGATCTTATCTTATGTTTTTTGAGGGCAAAAGTCAACATTTCAACATCTCTCCTTCAGCTTTGTTGTTTTTACCGGTGTAATTCAGGTTTTTTTGAGActgaatgatgatgatgagcATAAAGCAATTCTTGAATCGTTATCATATCATTGATCAGTTGCATCTACAGAATAACCTCCAATGCATATGCCATAACAAGCTTTACCTCATCCTCTGTGGCTTGAGGGATATGAACAGGAAGTGGCGACGGATCTTGCGTCTCCCAAGCTCCAGCAAACAAGTTTGATAAATGATTCTTGAGATACCTAAGGGATTACAAGAAAAAGTGATCAAACACTTATTAAATGCCATAACTCATCATTTAATAACAAGATCAGGTGTAGTATGAATAATAGTATGTAAATACTGATACATGTTTGTACCATGCAATGATTTTCCCCATCAGCCCTTTGGGAGTGTTTTTAGGGGCAAACTCTTTTTCCACCACATGGTAAGGGTACAGCGTGTCTATGGGAAACTCTATAAACACTGGGCCTGTCCAAGAAATCAAAGAAATAGAATTACACTCACTGAACTGCAAACAGGGCTCTTTTACATAGAATTAAATAATTCATGAAAGGAATTTACTTTGCTTTAAATATTAAgagataaaaaatgttaaaaacaaaccAGTAAAAAAGCTGATTATTTGTAGAAAAAGGTTACTATTtctaataatacaaataatactcATTCATACTCTTTAAAGGCTTCTTTCAAAAGTGAATTGGTGAATtataattcatttaaaaaaaattataagatATTAGAATCTATGGTAAAATCATAAACTGTAAaactactgttaaaaaaaagacaaaagagagGAGTCAAATAatcaattattatatattattgaattaaaggtgccctaaaatgaaaaattgaattaaccgtgaaataataagagttcagtacatggacatcacatactgtgagtctcaaacacgaTTGCCTCCtatgtgtaaatgtaaatatgtaaatctcgtacatttaaaacaccacggaaaaataagggattctcaacataacgccaattGACGAAAAATTTGCATCTGTCCGAACATGTTAATTGTCAGGCGAaacgaatcatcgggactgcaggtaaacaagcgacACTCGAGGACAGCGAAAatggcagctctcatggacacaaatgtcatgttccaggctgtgcgggggacgtgaggacttttcatacccttctaCAGGTAAAAAGTGTCAACAGTCTtcgttgatgtttattataatcggataccgcaacaatttaattcaaaatcgttcgtttgctctgcacatttcaagcaagcttcgctcagtgtggtcagatgatctgaaaacaccaataaacaggCTGCATTTTAGCCATCCCCATTtcagatgttctgcttaaagtgtcattcaatCGGTCTGTATTCTTTCAGGACTCACAAGCAGCTTTGCtaaacaactgaactgctgtgtaCCGTGAGCTGCTAAAAATAAGGCGAGCAGAGCAGGGCTCACATTAAAATTCATGACTTTGCCAAATAAGgtaaaaacagagcattacatcttAGGGACattttctagggttgtaaatggacctgtaaaactgtatctttttgcctgtatcagaatttttgcccttaaataagccacatagaACAATTCatagaacaatttaacatattgttaaCTCATTCTAAGGcacctttaaattatttttcttttttcacatTGGTCTGACTCTAAACAAAAGTTACAGGTGGGCTAAAAGAAAATTCAAATTCACAGGTGGCGGCAGTTATGGAAAAAGCAGACATACAGATGATACCTCATAAAAAAGCAGCACTGAGCTTATAAACAACTTTATTAGGCATTATTCATCTTCTCTGAAGAGTCAGGCCCCCTCAGAGATGCATACATATAAAGACGCcaccagccccccccccccccccccccccccccaccaccactcCCCAAATCATGTGATTGTCATTTCACTATCAATACAGTACATTTCAGCAAAAGGAGACAAGATTACAGGTATAGGTTTCAGCACCACTGTACCTGGTGTGCCAGACTGTGCGGCGGCCAAGGCTTTTCTTACAGTGGGAACAATCTCTCTCACGGTCCTCACTGACGCACAGAACTTACAGAGAGGCTTGAAGAGGGACATTTGGTCAATATCCTGTAGCGCACCTCTACCCTGTAATAACAATCACGTAATATTAATGACAAAGTATGATGCAAATGACACCAAACAATTATTTCTCTGAGATTCAATTGAATAAAgccctgttcacaccaagaacaataactaataactataatgttacattttaagAAAATCATAATGTAGATACATTtgaataataatcattttaattctaTGAGATGAGGTAAGT
The nucleotide sequence above comes from Pseudorasbora parva isolate DD20220531a chromosome 16, ASM2467924v1, whole genome shotgun sequence. Encoded proteins:
- the ilvbl gene encoding 2-hydroxyacyl-CoA lyase 2 — protein: MDISVVLGCTLGAALGGVILVSYKMGLLYQLFHKTERQSPRHGGESVAEVLRSHGVKFVFTLVGGHISPILVACEKLGIRIVDTRHEATAVFAADAVARLSGTVGVAAVTAGPGLTNTVTAVKNAQMAESPLLLIGGAAATLLQGRGALQDIDQMSLFKPLCKFCASVRTVREIVPTVRKALAAAQSGTPGPVFIEFPIDTLYPYHVVEKEFAPKNTPKGLMGKIIAWYLKNHLSNLFAGAWETQDPSPLPVHIPQATEDEVQRCVELVSRAKKPVILLGSQATLPPTPADDVRNALESLGIPCFLGGMSRGMLGKNSPLHIRQNRRDALKDADLVLLAGTVCDFRLSYGRVLNRRSKIIAVNRDKSQLLKNSDMFWKPTVALQGDAGSFLVRLSKALKGHRCPEEWPQKLKEGDDIKEKANRAKADEKTERHLNPLSVLHHVDELLPEDSIIVADGGDFVGSAAYIMRPRGPLRWLDPGAFGTLGVGGGFALGAKLCRPESEVWIVYGDGSLGYSVAEFDTFTRHKTPVIALVGNDACWSQISREQVPMLGSNVACGLAFSDYHIVADGYGGKGYLIGREDELQLDDIIKKAQKECREGKATLLNVLIGKTNFREGSISV